A window of Coregonus clupeaformis isolate EN_2021a chromosome 28, ASM2061545v1, whole genome shotgun sequence contains these coding sequences:
- the LOC121542579 gene encoding ethylmalonyl-CoA decarboxylase-like isoform X2 — MNAFSGSMMVELEKRMSQLEEWTEGKGLIIQGAAGTFCSGADLNAVRAISNPQDGMKMFMQNILTRLLRLPLLSVALVEGRALGGGAELTTACDFRLMAPGSVIQFVHKHMGLVPGWGGAARLVRIVGSQNALKMLGNALNVDPEMGLQIGLADGVLEDPLAGSGASALLEAEQWLGCYTKGPAPVIRAIKKVVVSGRELPLEAALRTEREVFGTVWGGPANLQALASKAKHK, encoded by the exons ATGAACGCTTTCTCTG GTTCTATGATGGTGGAGCTGGAGAAGAGGATGTCCCAGCTAGAGGAGTGGACGGAGGGGAAAGGTCTCATCATCCAGGGGGCTGCTGGGACATTCTGCTCTGGGGCAGACCTCAACGCTGTCAGGGCTATATCCAACCCTCAG GATGGGATGAAGATGTTCATGCAGAATATCCTGACCAGGCTACTGAG GCTGCCTCTGCTCTCCGTAGCTCTGGTGGAGGGGAGAGCGCTGGGAGGAGGGGCCGAGCTCACTACTGCCTGTGACTTTAG GTTGATGGCGCCAGGCAGTGTGATCCAGTTTGTCCATAAACACATGGGTCTGGTCCCTGGTTGGGGCGGTGCAGCTAGATTGGTACGCATCGTAGGCAGCCAGAACGCCCTGAAGATGCTGGGTAATGCCCTGAATGTGGACCCAGAGATGGGGCTGCAGATTGGGCTTGCGGATGGGGTCCTGGAGGATCCCCTGGCTGGGTCTGGAGCCAGTGCCCTCCTGGAGGCAGAGCAGTGGTTGGGCTGCTACACCAAGGGTCCAGCCCCGGTCATCAGAGCCATAAAGAAAGTGGTGGTGTCAGGGAGAGAGCTCCCCCTGGAGGCAGCCCTGAGGACTGAGAGGGAAGTGTTCGGGACAGTGTGGGGAGGACCGGCTAACCTACAGGCTCTGGCCAGCAAGGCCAAACACAAGTGA
- the LOC121542579 gene encoding ethylmalonyl-CoA decarboxylase-like isoform X1, whose amino-acid sequence MMVELEKRMSQLEEWTEGKGLIIQGAAGTFCSGADLNAVRAISNPQDGMKMFMQNILTRLLRLPLLSVALVEGRALGGGAELTTACDFRLMAPGSVIQFVHKHMGLVPGWGGAARLVRIVGSQNALKMLGNALNVDPEMGLQIGLADGVLEDPLAGSGASALLEAEQWLGCYTKGPAPVIRAIKKVVVSGRELPLEAALRTEREVFGTVWGGPANLQALASKAKHK is encoded by the exons ATGATGGTGGAGCTGGAGAAGAGGATGTCCCAGCTAGAGGAGTGGACGGAGGGGAAAGGTCTCATCATCCAGGGGGCTGCTGGGACATTCTGCTCTGGGGCAGACCTCAACGCTGTCAGGGCTATATCCAACCCTCAG GATGGGATGAAGATGTTCATGCAGAATATCCTGACCAGGCTACTGAG GCTGCCTCTGCTCTCCGTAGCTCTGGTGGAGGGGAGAGCGCTGGGAGGAGGGGCCGAGCTCACTACTGCCTGTGACTTTAG GTTGATGGCGCCAGGCAGTGTGATCCAGTTTGTCCATAAACACATGGGTCTGGTCCCTGGTTGGGGCGGTGCAGCTAGATTGGTACGCATCGTAGGCAGCCAGAACGCCCTGAAGATGCTGGGTAATGCCCTGAATGTGGACCCAGAGATGGGGCTGCAGATTGGGCTTGCGGATGGGGTCCTGGAGGATCCCCTGGCTGGGTCTGGAGCCAGTGCCCTCCTGGAGGCAGAGCAGTGGTTGGGCTGCTACACCAAGGGTCCAGCCCCGGTCATCAGAGCCATAAAGAAAGTGGTGGTGTCAGGGAGAGAGCTCCCCCTGGAGGCAGCCCTGAGGACTGAGAGGGAAGTGTTCGGGACAGTGTGGGGAGGACCGGCTAACCTACAGGCTCTGGCCAGCAAGGCCAAACACAAGTGA